Genomic window (Bacillus vallismortis):
GCATCTTTCCCGGCAATTTTCTGCGCTTCATCCCATACGAGAGAATGCACGCCGAGCACTGGCTTCCAATGGAATTTCACGAAACGCGCCTTTCCTTGTTCATTAACAAAACGGAATGTGTGAACGCCGAAGCCCTCCATCATTCTGTAGCTGCGAGGGATGCCTCTGTCAGACATCGTCCACATCACCATATGCGCTGACTCAGGATTGTTGGCGACAAAATCCCAAAACGTATCATGAGCGGTCGCGGCTTGAGGCATTTCATTATGAGGTTCAGGCTTAAACGCGTGAACCAAGTCCGGAAATTTGATCGCATCCTGAATGAAAAACACCGGGATGTTATTTCCCACAAGATCATAATTTCCTTCTTCCGTATAAAATTTCGTCGCAAAGCCTCTGGCGTCGCGCACCGTGTCTGCGGAGCCTTTAGAACCCGCGACCGTCGAAAACCGGACAAATACCGGTGTCTTCACTGAAGGGTCCTGAAGAAATTTGGCCCGTGTATACTCGGCCATCGGCTCGTAAACCTGAAAAAAGCCATGTACGCCATACCCGCGCGCATGCACAACACGCTCCGGAATCCTCTCATGGTCAAAGTGCGTCATCTTCTCCCGGAAGTGAAAATCCTCCATCAGCGTCGGACCGCGAACCCCGGCTTTTAACGAGTGCTCATCCTCTGACACCCGCACGCCTTGGTTTGTCGTCATTTTCTTCCCGCTGTTATCGGCTCTGTACTGCTCAAGCTGCTCGTCCTTTAAGTGTTCATTTACACGTTTGCTTTGATCATCACTCATGTCCGTTCCCCCTTTTATTGATTCCATATCTCAAAACGAAACATTCTACAGCACATTTACCCGCGGCCTTCTTCAGATAAACTGCTAATCCGTTCAATAGGATTTTAGGTCTACCTATCAGTATGAGGACATACATATTTGAAATAAGCCTTCTGTTCAGAAAGAGAATGTGGAAGCGCTTACTTAAAATCGACTGAGGGAGGTCATAGCGTGCTTGCCATACTCGGTTTTGTGATGATCCTTGTCTTTATGTACCTGATTATGTCTAACCGGCTTTCCGCTCTTATTGCATTGATTGTTGTTCCTGTTGCATTTGCCTTGATCAGCGGATTTGGCAAAGATCTTGGCGAGATGATGATTCAAGGTGTAACAGACCTCGCTCCGACCGGCATTATGCTGTTATTTGCCATCCTGTATTTCGGCATAATGATTGACTCCGGTTTGTTTGATCCGCTCATTGCCAAAATCTTATCGCTTGTCAAAGGAGACCCGTTAAAAATCACCGTCGGCACAGCGGTTCTGACGATGACCATTTCGCTGGACGGGGATGGGACAACAACCTATATGCTTACCATTGCGGCTATGCTGCCTCTGTACAAACGGCTCGGCATGAATCGATTGGTATTGGCCGGAATTGCGATGCTCGGTTCGGGAGTCATGAATATTATTCCGTGGGGCGGGCCGACTGCGAGGGTTTTGGCTTCCTTGAAATTGGACACGTCGGAGGTCTTCACACCGCTGATTCCCGCTATGATCGCCGGCATTCTCTGGGTGATTGCAGTCAGTTATATCCTCGGAAAAAAAGAGCGGAAGCGGCTCGGCGTCATTTCGATTGAACACGCGCCTGCCTCCGATCAGGATGCAGATCCGCTCAAGCGTCCCGCTCTCCAATGGTTTAATCTTCTGCTGACTGTCGCCCTCATGGCTGCGCTGATCACCAGCCTGCTTCCGCTCCCTGTTCTTTTTATGACCGCGTTCGCCATCGCCTTGATGGTCAACTACCCAAATGTCAAAGAGCAGCAGAAACGGATCTCGGCGCATGCGGGAAACGCGTTAAACGTTGTCTCGATGGTGTTTGCGGCAGGCATATTCACAGGCATTCTTTCAGGCACGAAAATGGTGGATGCGATGGCCCATTCTCTCGTTTCACTCATCCCTGACGCCATGGGCCCGCATCTGCCGTTGATCACAGCTATCATCAGCATGCCATTCACCTTTTTCATGTCGAATGACGCCTTTTACTTCGGTGTTCTTCCGATCATCGCAGAAGCCGCTACCGCTTACGGAATAGACGCCGCCGAGATCGGAAGGGCCTCCTTGCTGGGCCAGCCGGTGCACCTCCTCAGCCCGCTTGTGCCTTCCACCTATCTATTGGTCGGAATGGCAGGCGTCAGCTTTGGCGACCATCAAAAATTCACCATCAAATGGGCCGTGGGGACAACGATTGTGATGACGATTGCGGCGC
Coding sequences:
- the citH gene encoding citrate transporter CitH produces the protein MLAILGFVMILVFMYLIMSNRLSALIALIVVPVAFALISGFGKDLGEMMIQGVTDLAPTGIMLLFAILYFGIMIDSGLFDPLIAKILSLVKGDPLKITVGTAVLTMTISLDGDGTTTYMLTIAAMLPLYKRLGMNRLVLAGIAMLGSGVMNIIPWGGPTARVLASLKLDTSEVFTPLIPAMIAGILWVIAVSYILGKKERKRLGVISIEHAPASDQDADPLKRPALQWFNLLLTVALMAALITSLLPLPVLFMTAFAIALMVNYPNVKEQQKRISAHAGNALNVVSMVFAAGIFTGILSGTKMVDAMAHSLVSLIPDAMGPHLPLITAIISMPFTFFMSNDAFYFGVLPIIAEAATAYGIDAAEIGRASLLGQPVHLLSPLVPSTYLLVGMAGVSFGDHQKFTIKWAVGTTIVMTIAALLIGIISF